One Propionispora hippei DSM 15287 genomic region harbors:
- a CDS encoding PHP domain-containing protein produces MKADLHIHTTASDGRYTPIEILRQAREAGLRYIAITDHDTVDGLLLLEQQESLAPDDALTLISGIEFSTDLPGHEVHILGYHIDIHQPELREQLTLLTQSRRTRTRRIIEKLVALGFDITYQEVLDIAGTATSIGRAQISRTLVAKGYFPSVGDVFEKLLATGGPAYVPHDKLSPARVIALIKKAGGVAVLAHPGLVGDDQVVLAVIQAGIDGLEVYHPRHDDEQTEQYLALARRHRLLITGGSDFHGIPGRFPETLGIVAVPASLAENLCSPRG; encoded by the coding sequence ATGAAGGCTGACTTACATATTCATACTACCGCTTCCGATGGCCGCTATACTCCCATTGAAATTTTACGGCAGGCACGGGAAGCCGGCTTACGCTATATTGCCATTACCGATCATGACACGGTAGACGGACTTTTATTGCTGGAACAGCAGGAAAGCTTAGCACCGGACGACGCATTGACGCTGATTTCTGGCATTGAATTCAGCACCGATCTGCCCGGCCATGAAGTTCATATCTTAGGCTATCATATTGATATTCACCAACCTGAGTTAAGAGAGCAACTGACGCTGTTGACTCAAAGCCGCCGGACGCGTACCCGGCGTATTATTGAAAAGCTGGTAGCCCTTGGGTTTGATATTACCTATCAGGAGGTGCTGGACATTGCCGGAACGGCGACCTCCATCGGCCGGGCCCAGATATCAAGGACACTGGTGGCCAAGGGCTACTTCCCTAGCGTCGGTGACGTGTTTGAGAAACTTTTAGCCACGGGAGGACCGGCCTACGTCCCCCATGACAAGCTTTCTCCGGCCCGTGTGATTGCTTTGATCAAAAAGGCCGGTGGTGTGGCTGTATTGGCTCATCCGGGGCTGGTTGGCGATGACCAGGTTGTCCTGGCAGTCATCCAGGCTGGTATTGATGGGCTAGAAGTGTACCATCCCAGACATGACGACGAACAGACAGAACAATACCTCGCCTTGGCCCGGCGCCACCGGTTGCTTATTACCGGCGGGTCGGACTTTCACGGGATTCCCGGTCGTTTTCCTGAGACGCTGGGTATTGTTGCTGTACCGGCGTCGTTGGCTGAAAATCTTTGCTCCCCGAGGGGGTAG
- a CDS encoding leucyl aminopeptidase — MHIYVEIKEQLGQAACDSLVVGLYQDMKVSGSYLEEIDKALAGYVTELLSRQPKCSEFGEIHSFYTCGKIAAKHIIFIGLGNKEKLTAGKIRQAAGTAIRAAQKANARRVLTTLYRREETLPGAVQAMVEGSLLGLYSFDYYKTEKKAKEEVCVTELGLLAGGQTDIAKLSLAMEKAQIIAESISLARDLVNHPGQVMTPSKMAWHASQIAKEGRMELTVLDKGAMEKQGMHALLAVAQGSVQPPAFIILKYTGNKKSSSYVSFVGKGITFDSGGISLKPSENMGDMKGDMAGGAAVLAAMYAIGRLGLPVNILALVPCTENMPSGSAVKPGDVISSLGGKTIEVVNTDAEGRLILADAVAYAVKQKTEKIIDLATLTGACVVALGNVASGLITNQPEWCNQVKAAAAAAGEKVWEMPHFEEYEEQIKSDIADLKNSGGRMAGMITAGLFIGHFVEAIPWVHMDIAGTSDTTKAKGDQTKGGTGVGVRTLVELAYSLAEA; from the coding sequence ATGCATATCTACGTGGAAATAAAAGAGCAGCTGGGGCAAGCGGCTTGTGATAGCCTGGTTGTCGGGCTGTACCAGGATATGAAGGTAAGTGGCTCGTATCTGGAGGAAATTGATAAGGCCCTGGCAGGCTATGTCACTGAACTGCTCAGCCGCCAGCCGAAATGCAGTGAATTTGGTGAGATCCATTCATTCTATACCTGCGGGAAAATAGCAGCTAAACATATTATTTTCATTGGTCTGGGCAATAAAGAGAAACTGACGGCCGGGAAAATCCGCCAGGCGGCGGGAACGGCTATCCGGGCGGCCCAAAAGGCCAATGCCCGGCGGGTACTGACTACCTTGTACCGGAGAGAAGAGACCCTGCCTGGCGCGGTACAGGCGATGGTAGAAGGCAGCTTGCTCGGCTTATACAGCTTTGACTATTACAAGACGGAGAAAAAGGCTAAGGAAGAAGTCTGTGTCACGGAATTAGGCCTGCTGGCCGGGGGCCAGACGGATATTGCCAAGCTTAGCCTTGCCATGGAAAAGGCACAAATCATTGCGGAAAGCATAAGCCTGGCCCGGGATTTGGTCAATCATCCCGGTCAGGTCATGACTCCCAGCAAAATGGCCTGGCATGCGTCTCAGATCGCGAAGGAAGGCCGGATGGAGCTTACTGTACTGGATAAAGGCGCCATGGAGAAACAGGGCATGCATGCTTTACTGGCGGTGGCTCAGGGCAGTGTACAGCCGCCGGCGTTTATCATACTAAAATATACGGGCAATAAAAAAAGCAGCAGCTATGTTTCTTTTGTCGGAAAGGGAATCACCTTCGACAGTGGTGGTATTTCGTTGAAACCGAGCGAAAATATGGGGGACATGAAGGGCGATATGGCCGGCGGCGCCGCCGTATTGGCTGCCATGTACGCTATTGGCCGGCTGGGTCTGCCGGTTAATATTCTTGCTTTGGTGCCCTGTACGGAAAATATGCCGTCCGGCTCGGCCGTAAAGCCCGGAGATGTGATTTCCTCTCTTGGCGGCAAAACCATTGAGGTCGTCAATACCGACGCCGAAGGCCGGTTGATTCTGGCCGATGCCGTTGCCTATGCGGTAAAACAGAAGACTGAGAAAATCATTGATCTGGCTACGCTGACCGGCGCCTGTGTCGTAGCGTTGGGCAATGTTGCCTCCGGGCTTATTACCAATCAGCCTGAATGGTGCAATCAGGTCAAAGCAGCCGCGGCTGCTGCCGGAGAAAAAGTGTGGGAAATGCCCCATTTTGAGGAATATGAGGAACAAATCAAGAGCGATATTGCCGACTTGAAAAATTCCGGCGGCAGAATGGCCGGTATGATCACGGCAGGACTGTTTATCGGTCATTTTGTGGAAGCTATTCCCTGGGTTCATATGGATATTGCCGGTACTTCGGATACGACAAAGGCTAAGGGAGACCAGACTAAAGGCGGTACGGGTGTGGGAGTGCGTACGCTGGTAGAGTTGGCTTATAGCCTGGCTGAGGCTTGA
- the recA gene encoding recombinase RecA: MDKLKAIESVLKQVEKDFGKGAIMKLGEAAAKMNVEVIPTGSIALDAALGAGGVPRGRVIEIYGQESSGKTTVALHVIAQAQKAGGFAAFIDAEHALDPVYAKKLGVDIDNLLISQPDNGEQALEIAEALVRSNAIDVVVVDSVAALVPKAEIDGDMGDSHVGLQARLMSQALRKLTGIISKSRTTAIFINQIREKVGVMFGNPETTTGGRALKFYSSVRLEVRKGEPLKQGNDIVGTRTKVKVVKNKIAPPFKQAEFDIMYGEGISREGGIVDLGSEMDIINKSGAWYSYGDNRLGQGRENVKEFMKENPAIAAEIETKIRERLGLSAVKVTVPDEVEEISGAE, translated from the coding sequence ATGGATAAATTGAAGGCGATCGAGAGTGTACTTAAACAGGTAGAAAAGGATTTTGGCAAAGGGGCGATTATGAAGCTGGGTGAGGCGGCGGCCAAAATGAATGTGGAAGTCATCCCCACCGGTTCGATTGCACTGGATGCGGCTTTGGGGGCTGGCGGCGTTCCCCGGGGCAGAGTCATCGAAATATACGGCCAGGAGTCTTCCGGCAAGACAACGGTGGCACTGCACGTGATTGCTCAGGCCCAGAAGGCTGGCGGTTTTGCTGCATTTATTGATGCCGAGCATGCCCTGGATCCGGTATACGCCAAGAAACTGGGCGTTGATATAGACAATCTGCTTATCTCTCAGCCTGATAACGGCGAACAGGCGCTGGAAATTGCCGAGGCGCTGGTGAGAAGCAATGCGATTGACGTTGTGGTAGTGGATTCGGTAGCTGCTTTGGTGCCTAAAGCGGAAATCGACGGTGATATGGGCGACTCCCATGTCGGCCTGCAGGCGCGTCTTATGTCACAGGCCCTGCGGAAACTGACCGGGATCATCAGCAAATCGCGGACTACGGCTATTTTTATCAACCAGATCAGAGAAAAGGTCGGCGTCATGTTTGGCAATCCGGAAACGACCACCGGCGGTCGGGCGCTGAAATTCTACTCTTCGGTACGTCTGGAAGTAAGAAAAGGCGAACCGCTCAAGCAGGGCAATGACATCGTCGGCACCCGTACCAAGGTAAAAGTCGTTAAGAATAAAATCGCGCCTCCTTTCAAACAGGCGGAATTCGATATTATGTATGGCGAGGGGATTTCGCGTGAAGGCGGCATCGTTGATCTTGGCAGTGAGATGGATATCATCAATAAGAGCGGTGCCTGGTACTCCTATGGGGATAACCGTCTGGGACAGGGCAGGGAAAACGTCAAAGAGTTTATGAAAGAGAATCCGGCCATAGCCGCTGAAATTGAAACCAAGATCCGGGAGCGGCTTGGGCTGTCGGCGGTCAAGGTAACGGTGCCGGATGAGGTGGAGGAAATAAGCGGTGCCGAGTAA
- the rny gene encoding ribonuclease Y has product MAVIAGFVGAGIGYVIRKKIAEAKIVSAEEAAKKILEDAERTGEAKKKEALVEAKEEIHRHRSELERETRERRTELQRLERRLLQKEENLDRKIDSLEKKEEILSRKEAELDKSQEKINDLYAKQLAELERLSGLSSEEARTLLLANAQEEIKHETAMMIKELEQQAKEEADKKAREIISLAIQRCAADHVAETTVSVVALPNDEMKGRIIGREGRNIRTLETLTGIDLIIDDTPEAVILSGFDPVRREVARIALEKLITDGRIHPARIEEMVEKAQKEVEQKIKEAGEQATFETGVHGLHPEIIRLLGRLKYRTSYGQNVLKHSIEVAHLAGVMAAELGVDVMLAKRSGLLHDLGKAVDHEVEGPHVTIGADLAKKYRESAEVINAIAAHHGDEEPKTVQAVLVAAADAVSAARPGARRESLESYLKRLTRLEEIAESFEGVEKSFAIQAGREIRIMVKPDRIDDLTSVRMARDIVKKIESELEYPGQIKVTVIRETRAVDYAK; this is encoded by the coding sequence ATAGCCGTCATTGCAGGATTTGTGGGTGCCGGAATTGGCTATGTCATACGCAAAAAGATCGCCGAAGCCAAAATTGTCTCAGCCGAAGAAGCTGCTAAAAAGATACTGGAAGACGCAGAACGGACCGGCGAAGCGAAAAAGAAAGAAGCGTTAGTCGAAGCCAAGGAAGAAATTCACAGACACCGCAGTGAACTGGAACGTGAAACCAGGGAACGTCGTACGGAACTGCAACGGCTGGAAAGAAGATTATTACAAAAAGAAGAGAATCTTGACCGGAAAATAGACTCTCTCGAGAAAAAAGAAGAAATTCTTAGTCGTAAAGAGGCTGAGTTAGATAAAAGTCAAGAAAAAATTAATGATTTATACGCGAAGCAACTGGCTGAGTTGGAAAGACTGTCCGGTTTGTCTTCCGAAGAAGCCCGCACCTTACTGCTGGCTAACGCACAGGAAGAAATCAAACACGAAACAGCGATGATGATTAAGGAACTGGAGCAACAGGCAAAAGAGGAAGCGGACAAGAAGGCCCGCGAGATTATTTCCTTGGCAATACAGCGGTGTGCTGCCGACCATGTGGCGGAAACCACTGTATCGGTTGTAGCATTGCCTAACGATGAAATGAAAGGCCGGATTATTGGCCGTGAAGGGCGCAATATCCGTACTTTGGAAACACTGACCGGTATCGACCTTATTATTGACGATACACCGGAAGCCGTTATCTTGTCAGGTTTTGATCCCGTTCGCCGGGAGGTTGCCCGGATTGCTCTGGAAAAACTGATTACCGATGGCAGAATTCATCCTGCCCGGATTGAAGAAATGGTGGAAAAAGCCCAAAAAGAAGTGGAACAAAAAATCAAAGAAGCCGGTGAGCAGGCTACTTTTGAAACGGGCGTACATGGACTGCATCCGGAAATCATCCGCTTGTTAGGACGTTTGAAGTATCGTACCAGCTACGGACAGAATGTACTTAAGCATTCTATTGAAGTGGCCCATCTGGCCGGGGTTATGGCCGCCGAACTGGGTGTCGACGTTATGCTGGCGAAACGGTCCGGCTTATTGCATGACCTTGGTAAAGCTGTGGACCACGAAGTAGAAGGCCCCCATGTCACGATCGGGGCTGACTTGGCTAAAAAGTACCGGGAATCGGCTGAAGTGATCAACGCAATTGCCGCTCATCACGGGGATGAGGAACCGAAGACGGTTCAAGCAGTATTGGTAGCTGCTGCTGATGCTGTATCTGCTGCCCGTCCTGGGGCGCGGAGGGAAAGTCTGGAAAGTTATTTGAAACGGTTAACGAGACTGGAAGAAATTGCGGAAAGTTTTGAAGGTGTTGAGAAATCTTTCGCCATTCAAGCCGGTCGCGAAATACGCATTATGGTTAAACCGGATAGAATTGATGATTTGACTTCTGTTCGTATGGCACGGGACATAGTGAAGAAGATTGAAAGCGAACTAGAGTATCCCGGTCAGATTAAAGTTACCGTCATCCGTGAAACACGGGCGGTTGATTACGCTAAATAA
- a CDS encoding regulatory protein RecX: MPSKRNALQQAVYLLSRRDYSRQELIRRLNLGRYEPEDIEAAVERVSARGYLNDAAFARNLYEQLNRTGRYGIRAIRFKLAQKGLTEAMISEITGDYDFEEEYERALRLVAARFDSPPTGEQKQKTARFLSARGFADSTIGRVFSQFE; the protein is encoded by the coding sequence GTGCCGAGTAAACGGAATGCGCTGCAGCAGGCGGTGTACCTGCTGTCCCGCCGGGATTACAGCCGGCAGGAGCTGATACGCCGTCTGAATCTTGGCCGCTATGAGCCGGAGGATATTGAGGCTGCTGTGGAACGGGTCAGTGCGCGGGGCTATCTCAATGACGCTGCCTTTGCCCGGAATCTGTACGAGCAGCTCAACCGGACCGGGCGGTACGGAATCCGGGCCATCCGGTTCAAGTTGGCCCAAAAGGGGCTTACCGAGGCGATGATCAGTGAGATTACCGGCGACTATGATTTCGAGGAAGAATATGAGCGGGCCTTGCGGCTGGTTGCAGCCAGGTTTGACAGTCCGCCCACAGGGGAGCAAAAGCAAAAAACAGCTCGTTTTTTGTCGGCGCGAGGCTTTGCCGATTCGACGATTGGCAGGGTTTTTTCACAATTTGAATAA
- a CDS encoding stage V sporulation protein S, giving the protein MEVLKVSAKSNPNSVAGALAGVLRERGGAEIQAIGAGALNQAVKAVAIARGFVAPHGVDLICIPAFTDILIDGEERTAMKLIVEPR; this is encoded by the coding sequence ATGGAAGTCTTGAAGGTATCAGCAAAATCCAATCCTAATTCCGTAGCAGGCGCCTTGGCTGGAGTGCTTAGAGAACGTGGTGGTGCAGAGATTCAGGCCATCGGTGCGGGCGCTCTCAATCAAGCAGTTAAAGCAGTAGCAATTGCAAGAGGTTTTGTAGCTCCTCATGGTGTTGATCTCATCTGCATCCCTGCCTTTACCGATATCCTGATTGACGGAGAAGAACGTACCGCCATGAAATTGATCGTAGAGCCGCGCTAA